The following nucleotide sequence is from Mycobacterium sp. Z3061.
GTCGCCGCCTACCTGACCGGACAGCGGATGGCCGAGGTCACCCCGACCGTCACCGCGCTGCGTCAGCGCGCCGCCGACGTCGTCGAGGCGGAGCTGTTGCGCCTGGACAACCGGCTGCCCGGCCTGGACTCCGCCGAGCGCGAAGAGGTGGCCCGCACGGTGCGACGAGTGGTCGACAAGCTGCTGCACGCCCCCACGGTGCGGATCAAGCAGCTGGCCAGTGCGCCGGGCGGCGACAGCTACGCCGAGGCGCTGCGCGAGCTTTTCGAGCTGGAACAGACCGCGATAAATTCCGTAGCCGCCGTGGCGGCTCCTGGCGAATTACAAGCCCTGGCAACGGAATTCGACAATCCTTCGGCCGAGTGACCGATTGGCACACGTGATCCGGATAGGCACTCGGGGCAGTCTGCTGGCCACCACTCAGGCCGCGACCGTCAGGGACGCGCTGATCGCCAACGGCCATCCCGCCGAGTTGGTGACGATCAGCACGGTGGGCGACCGGTCCTCGGCCCCGATCGAAGAACTCGGGGTGGGCGTCTTCACCACCGCGATCCGGGAGGCGATGGCCCAGGGCCGCGTCGACGCGGCTGTGCACTCGCACAAGGATTTGCCGACCGCGGTCGACCCCCGGTTCACCATTGCGGCCATACCGCGACGCAACGACCCCCGCGACGCGCTGGTCGCCCGCGACGGGTTGGTGCTCGGGGAGTTGCCGGCCGGTTCGCTGGTGGGAACCTCCTCGCCGCGGCGGGCCGCTCAGCTTAGAGCATTGGGTCTCGGTTTGGAAATCCGCCCCCTACGAGGCAACCTAGATACCAGGTTGAACAGGGTGAGCAGTGGTGATCTTGACGCCGTGGTGGTGGCCCGGGCCGGGTTGGCCCGACTGGGTCGGCTCGACGACGTCACCGAGACGCTAGAGCCGGTGCAGATGTTGCCAGCACCTGCTCAGGGCGCTCTCGCCGTCGAATGCCGGGCCGACGACAGTCGTCTGGCGGCGGTGTTGGCGGAACTGGACGACGCCGACACACGTGCGGCGGTCACCGCGGAGCGTGCTCTGCTCGCCGAACTGGAGGCCGGCTGTTCGGCACCGGTGGGCGCGATCGCGGAAGTGGTCGAGTCCATCGATGAGGAGGGGCGGGTCTTCGAAGAGCTGTCGTTGCGCGGCTGCGTGGCGGCACTCGACGGATCCGACGTGATCCGCGCGTCCGGGATCGGCACCTCCGATCGGGCACGGGAGTTGGGCCTCTCGGTTGCCGCGGAGTTGTTCGAACTGGGCGCCGCAGAGTTGATATGGGGAGCGCGGGAAGACCCCGTTCGAGGAAGTTGAAAGAGACTTGGGAGCGACAACGATGACGCGAGGGCGTAAGCCGACACCGGGCCGGATCACGTTTGTGGG
It contains:
- the hemC gene encoding hydroxymethylbilane synthase, which translates into the protein MIRIGTRGSLLATTQAATVRDALIANGHPAELVTISTVGDRSSAPIEELGVGVFTTAIREAMAQGRVDAAVHSHKDLPTAVDPRFTIAAIPRRNDPRDALVARDGLVLGELPAGSLVGTSSPRRAAQLRALGLGLEIRPLRGNLDTRLNRVSSGDLDAVVVARAGLARLGRLDDVTETLEPVQMLPAPAQGALAVECRADDSRLAAVLAELDDADTRAAVTAERALLAELEAGCSAPVGAIAEVVESIDEEGRVFEELSLRGCVAALDGSDVIRASGIGTSDRARELGLSVAAELFELGAAELIWGAREDPVRGS